In Humulus lupulus chromosome 6, drHumLupu1.1, whole genome shotgun sequence, a single genomic region encodes these proteins:
- the LOC133785936 gene encoding protein FAR-RED IMPAIRED RESPONSE 1-like: MNLLNRKKCPKEITQCECQAAIRILRMKDTYLWQCKEFVAVHNHDLVMPSQMHFLRSNGEVPKVVASHVMSMKRCGIKTSSAVAHMALQSGGYENLPFQLRDVYNKVATLRKLDNLPSDSEGVLAFLDGLSTKDPDIYVEYKLDDQNRLANLFWADGMSRRDYMLFGEAIAFNSTYRTNKYNKPLTIVVGINQHFETCVFGCAVIVDETEDTYCWFLRVFLDCMGNKMLKVVLTDNDERIGFAVNKLLSDSTHRLCAWNLGNNATKNIKILEFNQGFYDLIYTYYTEEEFEEKRSELLARFGLQENSWCRTKYNT; this comes from the coding sequence ATGAATTTGCTAAACCGAAAGAAATGTCCAAAGGAAATAACACAATGCGAGTGTCAGGCTGCAATACGAATCCTTCGAATGAAAGACACATACCTTTGGCAGTGTAAGGAATTTGTAGCAGTTCACAATCATGATTTGGTGATGCCTTCACAAATGCACTTTTTACGATCAAACGGTGAGGTTCCAAAAGTAGTGGCTTCCCATGTAATGAGCATGAAAAGATGTGGAATAAAAACTAGTTCAGCAGTAGCACACATGGCCCTACAATCGGGTGGTTACGAAAATCTTCCTTTTCAACTAAGAGATGTTTACAACAAAGTTGCCACTTTAAGAAAACTAGACAACCTACCAAGTGACTCAGAGGGTGTGCTAGCTTTCTTGGACGGTCTATCAACAAAGGATCCCGATATATATGTCGAGTACAAGTTAGATGACCAAAATCGCTTGGCAAATCTTTTCTGGGCTGACGGAATGAGTAGAAGGGACTACATGCTATTTGGTGAGGCCATTGCATTCAATTCAACGTACAGGACCAACAAGTATAATAAGCCATTGACAATCGTTGTTGGCATCAATCAACACTTTGAGACTTGTGTGTTTGGGTGCGCAGTGATAGTGGATGAGACAGAGGACACATATTGTTGGTTCTTGAGGGTTTTCCTTGATTGCATGGGCAACAAAATGTTGAAAGTAGTGCTCACTGACAATGATGAAAGAATTGGATTTGCTGTCAACAAACTTTTAAGTGATTCTACTCATCGACTATGTGCATGGAATTTGGGAAATAATGCAACGAAGAACATTAAGATTCTTGAGTTCAACCAAGGCTTCTATGACTTAATATACACCTACTACACAGAGGaagaatttgaagaaaaaagGTCTGAGTTATTGGCAAGGTTTGGCCTTCAAGAGAATTCATGGTGTCGTACTAAATACAACACATGA